A genome region from Gadus chalcogrammus isolate NIFS_2021 chromosome 5, NIFS_Gcha_1.0, whole genome shotgun sequence includes the following:
- the LOC130382094 gene encoding uncharacterized protein LOC130382094, translated as MKTEFETLGLWPGSRPVRHPMNMITLWRYPPQPELIDNIAALPSPKYFQLHPFFIWKPEHAIMERVRNNFVLPCLHGCPNPQVASSGVGRPRVIIGTSGQYYLFASRLTCKACKRYWHADKPQWLEMLPKRFNNIVPAFLTHKKAICKSVMDELRRSGRSPEDMTKQLTEAVHLKYERAHLAYLLSVQNIRDAEEGAYGQKTITGHLRQADTPASFGGYSDADGWRGVSLSSHYLVNCQVQEYQRQEQLLTLLLQGTFGRALRSDHTRKVARKVVLSSGTMSSYAIMNENWMILSWVMLQSECDRSLHLVYQGLAQRYTAAGVEKACCHWVDRDCCAAFKVLDTRAQEHLSWDCWKTTEAIVTEATSGNLANTSAARNKFNVDISIKLDLFHCMRRLTRECVSEHHPLYSSFCQFLSAAFLVVDQGDLERLKDAYTFCGISPANPTKQHMRDHCRTQVPQPRELLQRVEDVLHHFHLAKDMNDVLLYKASMFKVWRIQRIHILRGCLSDPEVEEGILYRYGGTLQLNYTKGEGAAVPVWIPVRGTSQQEGFHCHQAQWVTGNRVSTELFQAQAMTGVVRWNFQRLVDLKQPGVELPAVFDPLLIWELNAACQRVTGVRKYPALHISNRDTGERFGLQYVEPGCRPVVLNWDKHRTQHNTSAAVTVATQLHSSALDEVQDIVAGTDSQETSDGTVQDNPVGAVPILSFQPPMPASATAKEEPHPLMDTDLRGVAPLPISSSPRAARTGPIKTGGLVQVLDHGRWTAPMRAAIDGLLAKHHGAKALLKRVDAEYAAMVQRACTDPNSLLHPTTGQHISRYVKHLAKLKNTSSSLNTSPEKVLETQQLWQSLTTGSKTVCVPVTALPPATVNPPAVAPPPEESLSRATVEKIVSEILQKQQQQPRQERKVPRNCLSCGQPKSRYLGDGSTVHFFFQSPEVKYFYCSERVFKMYREEGLKDPRMSFVDFAASPFFARELEAVKERSAAWKKVAEERTKRKSAVQLPTGRLCRFCHQPLKQGPVSPHVHACFPDIPGKYIYCPSRVLSLYKDKGMVKEMTWMEFQQSDFFEAERVRWVSEKRS; from the exons ATGAAGACTGAGTTTGAGACATTGGGTCTGTGGCCAGGGTCACGTCCAGTACGTCACCCAATGAACATGATTACCCTGTGGCGCTATCCACCTCAGCCTGAGCTCATAGACAATATTGCTGCACTGCCTTCGCCCAAATATTTTCAGCTCCACCCATTCTTCATTTGGAAGCCGGAGCATGCAAtcatggagagggtgaggaacAATTTTGTCCTGCCCTGCCTTCATGGTTGTCCCAACCCTCAGGTAGCTTCTTCTGGTGTTGGACGGCCCAGAGTGATCATCGGCACCAGTGGTCAGTACTATCTCTTTGCTTCACGGCTCACCTGTAAAGCCTGTAAGAGGTACTGGCATGCTGACAAACCCCAATGGCTGGAGATGTTGCCAAAGCGCTTCAATAACATTGTGCCAGCCTTCCTGACGCACAAAAAAGCCATCTGCAAATCGGTGATGGATGAGCTGAGACGCAGTGGCAGATCACCGGAGGACATGACCAAGCAGCTGACAGAGGCGGTCCATCTTAAGTATGAGCGAGCTCATCTGGCCTACCTGCTGAGTGTGCAGAACATCAGGGATGCTGAGGAAGGAGCCTACGGCCAGAAGACCATCACTGGGCAcctcagacaggcagacactcCAGCTTCATTCGGGGGATATTCAGATGCTGATGGCTGGCGGGGAGTGTCTCTTTCTTCGCACTACCTGGTCAACTGCCAGGTCCAGGAGTATCAGAGGCAGGAGCAGCTCCTCACACTACTGCTGCAGGGGACCTTTGGACGGGCACTGAGGTCGGATCACACTCGGAAAGTGGCGAGGAAGGTCGTGCTGTCGTCTGGCACCATGTCTTCCTACGCCATCATGAATGAGAACTGGATGATCCTGAGCTGGGTGATGCTGCAGTCAGAGTGTGATCGGTCCCTTCATCTGGTGTATCAGGGACTGGCTCAACGCTACACTGCAGCTGGAGTGGAGAAGGCATGCTGCCACTGGGTGGACAG gGACTGCTGTGCTGCCTTCAAGGTCCTGGACACCAGAGCTCAGGAGCACCTGTCATGGGACTGCTGGAAGACCACAGAGGCTATAGTCACAGAGGCCACCTCTGGAAACCTCGCCAACACAAGTGCCGCAAGGAACAAGTTTAATGTAGACATTAGCATCAAGTTAGACTTGTTTCATTGTATGCGCCGGCttaccagagagtgtgtgtcagagcaTCATCCTCTGTACAGCTCCTTCTGCCAGTTCCTCTCTGCAGCCTTTCTCGTTGTGGACCAGGGGGATCTCGAGAGGCTGAAGGACGCTTACACCTTCTGTGGAATCTCTCCTGCCAATCCAACCAAGCAGCACATGAGAGATCACTGCAGGACACAGGTGCCACAGCCCAGAGAACTGCTGCAGAGAGTGGAAGACGTCCTCCATCACTTCCACCTGGCAAAGGACATGAATGATGTGCTCCTCTATAAGGCCTCCATGTTCAAGGTGTGGAGGATTCAGCGGATACACATCTTAAGAGGCTGCTTGAGCGAccctgaggtggaggaggggatccTCTACAGATACGGTGGCACCTTGCAGCTTAATTACACCAAGGGCGAAGGAGCGGCTGTACCTGTTTGGATCCCTGTTAGAGGCACGTCTCAGCAGGAGGGCTTCCACTGTCACCAGGCCCAGTGGGTGACTGGCAACCGGGTGTCCACTGAGCTCTTCCAGGCCCAGGCCATGACTGGAGTGGTGCGCTGGAACTTTCAGAGGCTTGTGGACCTGAAGCAGCCTGGTGTGGAGCTGCCAGCTGTGTTTGACCCCCTGCTCATTTGGGAACTGAACGCAGCCTGTCAAAGGGTGACAGGGGTGCGAAAATACCCAGCTCTGCACATCTCAAACAGGGACACAGGGGAGAGATTCGGGCTGCAGTACGTGGAGCCAGGCTGTCGTCCTGTGGTTTTAAACTGGGACAAACACAGGACACAGCACAACACCTCTGCTGCTGTAACCGTGGCAACACAGCTGCACTCCTCTGCCCTGGATGAAGTGCAGGACATTGTTGCGGGCACAGACTCTCAG GAGACCAGTGATGGCACTGTCCAGGACAACCCAGTGGGAGCAGTGCCGATCCTCAGTTTCCAGCCACCTATGCCAGCATCTGCCACAGCCAAAGAAGAGCCTCACCCTTTGATGGATACAG ACCTGCGAGGGGTAGCGCCACTGCCcatatcctcctctcctcgagCCGCCCGCACTGGACCCATTAAGACGGGAGGCCTGGTTCAAGTCCTGGACCACGGCCGGTGGACGGCCCCCATGAGAGCAGCCATCGATGGGCTTCTGGCTAAACATCATGGAGCCAAAGCTCTTCTGAAGAGGGTGGATGCGGAATATGCTGCCATGGTGCAGAGGGCGTGCACGGATCCCAACAGCCTCCTTCATCCGACCACAGGCCAGCATATCTCCAGATATGTCAAGCATCTGGCCAAGCTGAAAAACACCAGCTCCTCTCTCAACACCAGCCCAGAGAAGGTTTTAGAGACTCAGCAGCTGTGGCAGAGTTTGACCACAGGCAGCAAAACAGTGTGTGTACCCGTCACAGCCCTGCCTCCTGCGACCGTCAACCCTCCAGCTGTGGCTCCCCCCCCGGAGGAGTCACTGAGCCGGGCCACAGTGGAGAAGATCGTGTCAGAGATCCTCCagaaacagcagcaacaaccaaGGCAGGAGAGAAAGGTGCCCAGAAACTGTTTGTCCTGTGGTCAGCCAAAGTCCAGGTACCTTGGCGATGGATCCACtgttcactttttttttcagtccCCTGAGGTGAAGTACTTTTACTGCTCCGAACGGGTCTTTAAAATGTATAGAGAGGAAGGCCTCAAAGACCCCAGGATGTCTTTTGTGGACTTTGCTGCCTCCCCCTTTTTTGCCAGGGAGCTTGAGGCTGTAAAAGAGAGGAGTGCAGCGTGGAAGAAGGTGGCAGAGGAGAGGACAAAGCGAAAGTCTGCAGTGCAGCTTCCAACAGGTCGCCTGTGCAGATTCTGTCACCAACCACTAAAGCAGGGTCCTGTCAGCCCTCATGTCCATGCCTGTTTCCCTGACATCCCAGGGAAATACATATACTGCCCCTCCAGAGTGTTGTCCCTTTACAAGGACAAGGGCATGGTCAAGGAGATGACCTGGATGGAGTTCCAGCAGTCAGACTTTTTTGAGGCAGAAAGGGTCCGATGGGTTTCAGAGAAGAGGAGTTGA
- the LOC130382095 gene encoding uncharacterized protein LOC130382095, with amino-acid sequence MNPVSFFPGKMTVTFRRGPSGHLRQDPSSEAMRIKHNPGLQVNSPAEKPELVKTSARTVVIQRGGDVSDRQEVMGEYLLQFGKYQGKSFKWLLENDVGYTIYLMKKVDDEERAGTFNPQGHSKDSLLSFLDYARSFQEIQDLRNYLISRNPAEPVASEGDNIVGFGRRAKTTWRQIWESRADGYAAYISRQKCIKNSKMYNLQQYILKQERAESCPTPAEGSTTSTASIPTSGTLEGSTTSTASTTSTASTPTAGTLGQFTTIFKY; translated from the exons ATGAATCCCGTCAGCTTCTTCCCCGGAAAGATGACGGTGACATTTAGGAGGGGACCATCGGGTCATCTGCGGCAGGACCCATCCTCTGAGGCCATGAGGATAAAACATAATCCTGGGCTTCAGGTCAATAGTCCCGCTGAGAAACCTGAGCTAGTGAAGACCAGCGCTCGCACTGTGGTCATCCAGCGAGGAGGGGATGTGTCGGACCGACAGGAGGTGATGGGAGAGTACCTGCTGCAGTTTGGCAAGTACCAGGGAAAATCGTTCAAGTGGCTCCTCGAGAACGATGTTGGCTACACCATCTACCTGATGAAAAAGGTAGACGATGAGGAGAGAGCCGGGACCTTCAACCCACAGGGACACAGTAAGGACAGCCTGCTGTCTTTTCTGGACTATGCCAGGAGCTTCCAGGAAATACAGGACCTGAGGAACTACCTGATCTCCAGGAACCCTGCTGAACCTGTGGCGTCAGAGGGGGACAATATTGTCGGCTTTGGTCGCAGGGCCAAAACCACCTGGAGGCAGATCTGGGAGAGCAGGGCGGATGGTTATGCTGCCTACATCTCACGCCAAAAGTGCATCAAAAACAGCAAGATGTACAACCTGCAGCAGTACATCCTCAAGCAGGAAAGGGCTGAATCCTGTCCAACACCTGCAGAAGGCTCCACTACATCTACTGCCTCCATCCCAACATCAGGCACTCTAG AAGGCTCCACCACATCTACTGCCTCCACCACATCTACTGCCTCCACCCCAACAGCAGGCACTCTAGGTCAGTTCAcaacaatattcaaatactGA